A genome region from Streptomyces antimycoticus includes the following:
- a CDS encoding SCO2322 family protein has protein sequence MFGAAPAQAADGYRYWSFWQRGGDGGGWTYAVQGPSSARPGDGDVIGFRFAVSEDSEDATRPRGTAGFTAVCADTPAKDGTKRVAVVLDFGTAADAPDHRTPPAPRTKCAQVGEDATAGEALAAVAKPLRYNSAALLCAIAGYPESGCGDKVTTSGNAHAAPKGDGGEASDDGASSGPSAGLIGGLAAVVLLGAAAVWQARRRRA, from the coding sequence ATGTTCGGCGCTGCCCCCGCGCAGGCTGCCGACGGGTATCGCTACTGGTCGTTCTGGCAGCGGGGCGGGGACGGCGGAGGCTGGACCTATGCCGTCCAAGGGCCCTCGTCGGCGCGGCCCGGTGATGGTGACGTGATCGGTTTCCGCTTCGCGGTCAGCGAGGACTCCGAGGACGCCACCCGGCCGCGCGGCACGGCCGGTTTCACGGCGGTCTGCGCCGACACCCCGGCCAAGGACGGCACCAAACGGGTCGCGGTGGTCCTCGACTTCGGCACGGCCGCCGACGCGCCCGACCACCGGACGCCGCCCGCGCCCCGTACGAAGTGCGCACAGGTCGGCGAGGACGCGACCGCCGGGGAGGCGCTCGCCGCGGTCGCGAAGCCGCTGCGCTACAACTCCGCCGCGCTGCTCTGCGCCATCGCCGGATATCCGGAGTCGGGCTGCGGTGACAAGGTGACCACCTCCGGGAACGCCCACGCCGCCCCGAAGGGCGACGGCGGCGAGGCGAGCGACGACGGCGCCTCAAGTGGCCCCTCCGCCGGACTGATCGGCGGGCTCGCCGCCGTGGTCCTGCTCGGCGCCGCGGCGGTGTGGCAGGCGCGCCGCCGTCGCGCATGA
- a CDS encoding HD domain-containing protein: MSEMYGPHGAAGDRRRLFDFIALTARLRDIERANNATPERKESVAEHSWHLAMVSWILHGEFEREAGQRLDLTKMLKLCLMHDLVEMDAVERGAGGGEPARFASLPAPLGTELLALWREYEEGRTPEACLVRGVDRLNPTLMRCLTGQGWGDMATDSHAPVDAEALDGLHLPRVAVSETLRTLYEEIRNASVEGGLLPP; encoded by the coding sequence ATGAGCGAGATGTACGGTCCGCACGGCGCGGCGGGCGATCGGCGAAGACTTTTCGACTTCATAGCCCTCACCGCCCGCCTTCGTGACATCGAGCGCGCCAACAACGCCACCCCGGAGCGCAAGGAAAGCGTCGCGGAGCACTCCTGGCATCTGGCGATGGTGAGCTGGATACTGCACGGCGAGTTCGAACGCGAGGCCGGGCAGCGGCTCGACCTCACCAAGATGCTCAAGCTGTGCCTGATGCACGACCTCGTCGAGATGGACGCGGTGGAGCGGGGCGCCGGGGGCGGTGAGCCCGCGCGCTTCGCCTCGCTCCCCGCGCCGCTCGGCACCGAACTGCTGGCGCTGTGGCGGGAGTACGAGGAGGGCCGTACGCCCGAGGCGTGTCTGGTGCGCGGGGTGGACCGGCTCAATCCCACCCTGATGCGCTGTCTGACCGGCCAGGGCTGGGGCGATATGGCCACCGACAGCCACGCTCCCGTGGATGCCGAGGCGCTGGACGGGCTGCATCTGCCACGGGTCGCCGTGAGCGAGACGCTGCGCACGCTGTACGAGGAGATCAGGAACGCCTCGGTGGAGGGCGGGCTGCTGCCACCCTGA
- a CDS encoding ABC transporter ATP-binding protein codes for MIRFEQVSVHYDGAARPALAGVDLTVPEGELCLLVGPSGVGKSTLLGAVSGLVPHFTGGTLRGRVTVAGRDTRTHKPRELADVVGTVGQDPLAHFVTDTVEDELAYGMESLGIAPDTMRRRVEETLDLLGLAELRDRPIATLSGGQRQRVAIGSVLTTHPRVLVLDEPTSALDPAAAEEVLAVLQRLVHDLGTTVLMAEHRLERVVQYADQMILLPSPGAAPLTGAPAELLPVSPVQPPVVALGNLAGWPSPMPLSIRDARRKAGPLRERLASLTPRTVADPPPGEPVGEMARLSVHHGRVEALRGVDLSVRPGETVALMGRNGAGKSTLLASLVGLHEPATGSVRVGPGRVVPHRTRPAELLRQVGLVPQEPRDLLYADTVAAECAAADQDAGAAPGTCRELVGRLLPEVADTAHPRDLSEGQRLALALSVILTARPPLLLLDEPTRGLDYAAKARLVEMVRGLAADGHAIVLATHDVELAAELAHRVVILAEGEVVADGPTAEVVVSSPAFAPQVAKVLAPLPWLTVPQVREALEGTP; via the coding sequence GTGATCCGGTTCGAGCAGGTGTCGGTCCACTACGACGGGGCGGCGCGGCCCGCACTCGCGGGGGTGGATCTGACCGTTCCCGAGGGCGAGCTGTGTCTGCTCGTCGGCCCGTCCGGGGTCGGCAAGTCGACACTGCTGGGCGCCGTCTCCGGTCTCGTACCGCATTTCACCGGTGGCACCCTGCGTGGCCGCGTCACCGTCGCGGGCCGGGACACCCGTACCCACAAGCCGCGCGAACTGGCCGATGTCGTCGGCACCGTGGGCCAGGACCCGCTCGCGCACTTCGTCACCGACACCGTCGAGGACGAGCTGGCCTACGGCATGGAGTCCCTCGGCATCGCGCCGGACACCATGCGCCGCCGGGTCGAGGAGACGCTGGACCTGCTGGGCCTCGCCGAGTTGCGGGACCGTCCCATCGCCACGCTCTCCGGCGGGCAGCGGCAGCGCGTGGCGATCGGCTCGGTGCTCACCACCCACCCCCGCGTCCTCGTCCTCGACGAACCGACCTCCGCCCTCGACCCGGCCGCGGCCGAGGAGGTGCTGGCGGTCCTCCAGCGGCTGGTGCACGACCTGGGCACCACCGTGCTGATGGCCGAGCACCGCCTGGAGCGGGTGGTGCAGTACGCGGACCAGATGATCCTGCTGCCCTCCCCCGGCGCCGCCCCGCTGACCGGCGCACCGGCCGAGCTGCTGCCGGTGTCGCCCGTCCAGCCGCCCGTGGTGGCGCTGGGCAACCTCGCGGGGTGGCCGTCGCCGATGCCGCTGTCCATACGGGACGCGCGTCGCAAGGCGGGGCCGCTGCGGGAGCGGCTGGCGTCGCTCACGCCGCGGACGGTGGCCGATCCGCCGCCGGGCGAGCCGGTGGGCGAGATGGCGCGGCTGTCCGTGCACCACGGCCGGGTCGAGGCGCTGCGCGGGGTGGACCTGTCGGTGCGGCCGGGCGAGACGGTGGCGCTGATGGGACGCAACGGGGCGGGCAAGTCCACGCTTCTGGCCAGTCTGGTCGGGCTGCATGAACCGGCCACGGGGTCGGTGCGGGTCGGCCCGGGCCGGGTCGTACCGCATCGCACCCGCCCCGCCGAACTGCTGCGCCAGGTCGGCCTCGTACCGCAGGAGCCGCGCGATCTGCTCTACGCGGACACGGTCGCCGCCGAATGCGCGGCGGCCGACCAGGACGCGGGCGCGGCGCCCGGCACCTGCCGTGAACTGGTCGGCCGGCTGCTGCCGGAGGTGGCGGACACCGCCCATCCGCGCGATCTGTCGGAGGGACAGCGGCTGGCGCTGGCCCTGTCCGTCATCCTCACCGCCCGTCCGCCGCTGCTGCTGCTCGACGAGCCGACGCGCGGGCTCGACTACGCGGCGAAGGCCCGGCTGGTGGAGATGGTGCGGGGGCTGGCGGCGGACGGCCATGCGATCGTGCTGGCCACCCACGATGTGGAGCTGGCGGCCGAACTCGCCCATCGCGTCGTCATCCTGGCCGAGGGCGAGGTGGTCGCGGACGGGCCCACGGCGGAGGTGGTGGTGTCCTCCCCCGCGTTCGCCCCACAGGTGGCCAAGGTGCTGGCGCCGCTGCCGTGGCTGACGGTGCCACAGGTGCGCGAGGCGCTGGAGGGAACACCGTGA
- a CDS encoding superoxide dismutase family protein, translating to MSLVKAVTAAVAMGASMAIATPAAAAPPHPFVFVHDKFQPASQAENAGAVTYDKSLVPTSATAFIAELRVGGKGMEHREGGEGQGHRMKYKGTFVFLSVRGLTPHHHYGIHVHTKPCGTKPDSSGPHYQNKEDPRQPSTNPKYANPHNEVWLDVTTNGAGKGYAKSWQKWQFRSGEARSVVIHKHATGTTQGKAGQAGARVACVNVPFK from the coding sequence ATGTCCCTGGTGAAGGCAGTCACCGCGGCGGTCGCGATGGGCGCTTCGATGGCCATAGCGACCCCCGCGGCCGCCGCGCCGCCGCACCCCTTCGTCTTCGTCCACGACAAGTTCCAGCCCGCGTCGCAGGCGGAGAACGCCGGTGCGGTGACCTACGACAAGTCGCTGGTGCCGACGTCGGCCACGGCGTTCATCGCCGAGCTGCGCGTGGGCGGCAAGGGCATGGAGCACCGTGAGGGCGGGGAAGGCCAAGGCCACCGCATGAAGTACAAGGGCACGTTCGTGTTCCTCAGCGTGCGCGGCCTCACGCCCCACCACCACTACGGGATCCATGTCCATACGAAGCCGTGTGGCACCAAGCCCGACTCTTCGGGGCCGCACTACCAGAACAAGGAGGATCCCCGGCAGCCCTCGACCAACCCGAAGTACGCCAACCCGCACAACGAGGTCTGGCTGGATGTCACCACCAACGGAGCCGGTAAGGGCTACGCCAAGTCCTGGCAGAAGTGGCAGTTCAGGTCCGGGGAGGCCCGTTCCGTGGTGATCCACAAGCATGCGACGGGCACCACGCAGGGCAAGGCCGGGCAGGCCGGCGCCCGGGTGGCGTGCGTCAACGTGCCGTTCAAGTAG
- a CDS encoding bifunctional glycosyltransferase 87/phosphatase PAP2 family protein — MGLAALWLLAGVLAVRQAAAVLRLPPDERLTDLETWIGEEGVLHVRGSLYDGDSFTGTPFSGLVLKPLTRAAEQSLGVAWTFGTLLLVVILGLVVARALPGPISRRTSLIAAPLAISLLVLSLPVRNTFTLGQTSIIPVLLVVLTVLPRTSGRQAGVLIGVAAALQPALLLFAVVLWLIDRRRAAALAGATFAVCTALAWAAMPHDSWTYWGHHIGGAGLGAPADSLSNQSLHGLLLRIGLEGPVELALLAVLAVAVAVIGLRRAVHYAKDGQLLLGAAITGSVALAVSPTSWQHQQLWILLAVVGRVGRRGSDRLVWPVLVVLAMSLSRTALLPDIEILGHIGYNAPLLAALAAACVVPFHSRASPRWDEPEPTPVADPAKSRYAWVPLLRFLKRPLSRPNLMLELMLIRVGYFAYSWIRAHAPDERSVAEGHGDQVLTLERWLHIDIEHWFNAIVADTSWLKHFMNWYYSTFHFLIPLSLLAWLYLRRPATYRWARTPLAFATMLALVGFWLYPLAPPRLMGLGYVDTAHGPQDLNNPDFGALTKLSNQYAAMPSLHVGWSLWCGVVIAIVAPYMWAKVLGILYPLLTTAVIVGTANHYVLDAVGGAAIVSAGFGLQYVLLGVGKRPREEAPPLSAAMGAAMARARGLVRQRGGGHDDAEPVDAESAGKDRSDAADEPPKGGQARVERHDQRV, encoded by the coding sequence ATGGGGCTCGCGGCCCTGTGGCTCCTGGCCGGCGTGCTGGCGGTCCGTCAGGCGGCGGCGGTGCTGCGGCTGCCACCCGACGAGCGGCTGACCGACCTGGAGACCTGGATCGGCGAAGAGGGTGTGCTGCATGTCAGGGGGTCGCTGTACGACGGGGACTCCTTCACCGGCACACCGTTCTCCGGGCTCGTCCTCAAGCCCCTCACCCGGGCCGCCGAGCAGAGCCTCGGGGTCGCCTGGACCTTCGGCACCCTGCTGCTGGTCGTGATCCTCGGGCTGGTCGTGGCCCGGGCGCTGCCCGGCCCGATCTCCCGCCGCACCTCGCTGATCGCCGCACCGCTGGCCATCAGCCTGCTGGTGCTCTCGCTTCCGGTGCGCAACACCTTCACCCTCGGCCAGACCAGCATCATCCCGGTGCTCTTGGTCGTCCTCACCGTGCTGCCCAGAACCTCCGGACGGCAGGCCGGTGTGCTCATCGGGGTCGCCGCGGCGCTGCAGCCCGCGCTGCTGCTGTTCGCGGTCGTGCTGTGGCTCATCGACCGGCGCCGGGCCGCGGCGCTGGCGGGCGCCACGTTCGCCGTGTGCACCGCGCTCGCCTGGGCGGCCATGCCGCACGACTCCTGGACGTACTGGGGCCACCACATCGGCGGCGCCGGGCTCGGCGCGCCCGCCGACAGTCTGTCCAACCAGTCGCTGCACGGGCTGCTGCTGCGCATCGGTCTCGAGGGCCCGGTCGAGCTGGCACTGCTGGCCGTGCTCGCGGTCGCCGTCGCGGTGATCGGCCTGCGGCGCGCGGTGCACTACGCGAAGGACGGGCAGCTACTGCTCGGCGCCGCCATCACCGGCAGCGTAGCGCTCGCGGTCTCGCCCACCTCCTGGCAGCACCAGCAGCTGTGGATCCTGCTGGCCGTGGTCGGCCGGGTGGGGCGGCGCGGCTCCGACCGGCTGGTGTGGCCGGTTCTGGTGGTGCTGGCGATGTCGCTCAGCCGCACCGCGCTGCTGCCCGACATCGAGATCCTCGGCCATATCGGCTACAACGCACCGCTTCTCGCCGCGCTCGCCGCCGCCTGTGTGGTGCCGTTCCACTCCCGCGCCTCGCCGCGCTGGGACGAGCCCGAGCCGACGCCGGTCGCCGACCCGGCCAAGAGCCGCTACGCCTGGGTGCCGCTGCTGCGCTTCCTCAAGCGGCCGCTGTCCCGCCCGAACCTGATGCTCGAGCTGATGCTGATCCGCGTCGGCTACTTCGCCTACTCCTGGATCCGGGCCCATGCCCCGGACGAGCGCAGCGTGGCCGAGGGCCACGGAGACCAGGTGCTCACCCTCGAGCGCTGGCTGCACATCGACATCGAGCACTGGTTCAACGCCATCGTGGCGGACACCTCATGGCTCAAGCACTTCATGAACTGGTACTACAGCACCTTCCACTTCCTGATCCCGCTGTCCCTGCTGGCCTGGCTGTATCTGCGCCGCCCGGCGACCTACCGCTGGGCCCGTACGCCGCTGGCCTTCGCCACGATGCTCGCCCTGGTCGGCTTCTGGCTCTACCCGCTGGCCCCGCCGCGGCTGATGGGGCTCGGGTACGTGGACACCGCGCACGGCCCGCAGGATCTGAACAACCCGGACTTCGGCGCGCTCACCAAGCTGTCCAACCAGTACGCGGCCATGCCCTCGCTGCATGTGGGGTGGTCGCTGTGGTGCGGGGTGGTCATCGCGATCGTGGCGCCGTACATGTGGGCGAAGGTGCTCGGCATCCTGTACCCGCTGCTGACGACGGCGGTCATCGTGGGCACCGCCAACCACTATGTGCTGGACGCGGTCGGCGGCGCGGCCATCGTCTCGGCCGGGTTCGGGCTGCAGTACGTGCTGCTCGGTGTGGGCAAGCGCCCGCGCGAGGAGGCGCCACCGCTGTCGGCGGCGATGGGCGCCGCGATGGCCCGGGCCAGGGGGCTGGTGCGGCAGCGCGGCGGTGGGCACGACGATGCGGAGCCGGTCGACGCCGAGTCCGCCGGGAAGGATCGGTCCGACGCCGCGGATGAGCCCCCGAAAGGGGGACAGGCTCGCGTTGAGCGCCATGACCAGCGGGTCTAG
- a CDS encoding steroid 3-ketoacyl-CoA thiolase: protein MAAEPVIVEAVRTPIGKRGGALANLHPAYLLGETYRELLARTAIQPDCVEQIVGGTVTHAGEQSMNPARTAWLTMGLPYETAATTVDCQCGSSQQANHMVANMIATGVIDIGIGCGVEAMSRVPLGSGSKHGPGKPFPEEWNVDLPNQFQAAERIARHRGLTRENVDALGLISQERAARAWAEERFKRETFAVQVPTTEEEQTAGEGMWRAVDRDEGLRDTSMEALSGLKPIMPTAVHTAGNSSQISDGACAVLWASKRMARALKLRPRARIVAQALVGTDPHFHLDGPIDATKAVLGKAGMTLKDIDLVEINEAFASVVLSWARVFGQDLEKVNVNGGAIALGHPVGATGARLITTALHELERADKEFALITMCAGGALATGTIIQRL from the coding sequence ATGGCCGCGGAACCCGTCATCGTCGAAGCCGTACGCACTCCCATTGGCAAGCGCGGAGGCGCGCTCGCCAACCTCCACCCCGCCTATCTGCTCGGCGAGACCTACCGCGAACTCCTCGCCCGTACCGCTATCCAGCCCGACTGCGTCGAGCAGATCGTCGGCGGCACGGTCACCCATGCGGGGGAGCAGTCGATGAACCCCGCGCGCACCGCCTGGCTGACGATGGGCCTGCCGTACGAGACCGCGGCGACGACGGTGGACTGCCAGTGCGGCTCGTCGCAGCAAGCCAACCATATGGTGGCCAACATGATCGCCACCGGTGTCATCGACATCGGCATCGGCTGCGGGGTCGAGGCCATGTCGCGGGTGCCGCTGGGCAGCGGCTCCAAACACGGGCCGGGCAAACCGTTCCCGGAGGAGTGGAACGTGGATCTGCCCAATCAGTTCCAGGCCGCCGAGCGGATCGCCCGTCACCGCGGCCTGACCCGGGAGAACGTGGACGCCCTCGGGCTGATCTCCCAGGAGCGGGCGGCGCGGGCCTGGGCGGAGGAGCGGTTCAAACGCGAGACCTTCGCGGTGCAGGTGCCGACGACGGAGGAGGAACAGACGGCCGGAGAGGGCATGTGGCGCGCCGTCGACCGGGACGAGGGGCTGCGCGACACCAGCATGGAGGCGCTGAGCGGACTCAAACCCATCATGCCGACCGCCGTGCACACCGCGGGCAACTCCTCCCAGATCTCCGACGGCGCGTGCGCGGTGCTGTGGGCCTCCAAGCGGATGGCCCGGGCGCTGAAGTTGCGCCCACGCGCCCGCATCGTGGCCCAGGCCCTGGTCGGCACCGATCCGCACTTCCATCTGGACGGGCCGATCGACGCGACGAAGGCGGTGCTGGGCAAGGCCGGGATGACGCTGAAGGACATCGATCTGGTCGAGATCAACGAGGCGTTCGCCTCGGTGGTGCTGTCCTGGGCGCGGGTCTTCGGACAGGACCTGGAGAAGGTGAACGTCAACGGCGGTGCGATCGCCCTGGGGCATCCGGTGGGGGCCACGGGGGCGCGCCTGATCACGACGGCGCTGCATGAACTGGAGCGCGCGGACAAGGAATTCGCGCTGATCACGATGTGCGCGGGTGGGGCGTTGGCTACGGGGACGATTATTCAGCGGTTGTAG
- a CDS encoding cytochrome P450: MSCPALPEGFDLTDPDLHQHRVPLPELARLRQTAPVCWIPQPHGIAGFGDDGYWAVTRHTDVKEVSTRPEIFSSHANTAIIRFNEHIQRDQIDVQKLIMLNMDPPEHTRVRQIVQRGFTPRAIRALEDALRDRAERIVAGARESGSGDFVTDVACELPLQAIAELIGVPQQDRSKIFDWSNKMVAYDDPELAITEEIGAESAMELISYAMNLAADRKACPAKDIVSRLVAAEDEGNLGSDEFGFFVLLLAVAGNETTRNAISHGMHAFLTHPDQWELFKAERPATAADEIVRWATPVMSFQRTTTQDTELGGQRIEAGARVGVFYSSANNDPEVFDRPEDFDITRDPNPHLGFGGGGPHFCLGKSLAELEIRLIFQAIADTLPDIRLAGEPRRLRSAWLNGIKELRVTYA, from the coding sequence ATGTCCTGTCCAGCGCTCCCCGAAGGCTTTGACCTCACCGACCCCGACCTCCATCAGCACCGGGTGCCACTCCCGGAGCTCGCCCGGCTGCGGCAGACCGCCCCGGTGTGCTGGATCCCCCAGCCCCACGGCATCGCCGGGTTCGGCGACGACGGCTACTGGGCCGTCACCCGCCACACCGATGTCAAGGAGGTCTCCACCCGGCCGGAGATCTTCTCCTCCCACGCCAATACCGCGATCATCCGCTTCAACGAGCACATCCAGCGGGACCAGATCGACGTCCAGAAGCTGATCATGCTCAATATGGACCCGCCCGAGCACACCCGGGTCCGCCAGATCGTCCAGCGCGGCTTCACCCCGCGCGCCATCCGCGCCCTCGAGGACGCCCTGCGCGACCGCGCGGAACGCATCGTGGCAGGGGCCCGGGAGAGCGGCAGCGGGGACTTCGTCACCGATGTCGCCTGCGAACTGCCGCTGCAGGCGATCGCCGAGCTGATCGGCGTCCCCCAGCAGGACCGGTCCAAGATCTTCGACTGGTCCAACAAGATGGTCGCGTACGACGATCCGGAACTGGCCATCACCGAGGAGATCGGCGCCGAGTCGGCCATGGAGCTGATCTCGTACGCCATGAACCTCGCCGCCGACCGCAAGGCGTGCCCGGCCAAGGACATCGTCAGCCGGCTGGTGGCCGCCGAGGACGAGGGCAATCTGGGCTCGGACGAGTTCGGCTTCTTCGTGCTGCTGCTCGCCGTCGCCGGCAATGAGACCACCCGCAACGCCATCAGCCACGGCATGCACGCCTTCCTCACCCACCCCGACCAGTGGGAGCTGTTCAAGGCCGAGCGCCCGGCCACCGCCGCCGACGAGATCGTGCGCTGGGCCACCCCCGTGATGTCCTTCCAGCGCACCACCACCCAGGACACCGAACTGGGCGGACAGCGCATCGAGGCGGGCGCGCGGGTCGGTGTCTTCTACTCCTCCGCCAACAACGACCCCGAGGTCTTCGACCGCCCCGAAGACTTCGACATCACCCGCGACCCCAACCCCCATCTGGGCTTCGGCGGTGGCGGACCGCACTTCTGCCTCGGCAAGAGCCTCGCGGAGCTGGAGATCCGGCTGATCTTCCAGGCCATCGCGGACACCCTCCCGGACATCCGGCTCGCGGGCGAGCCCCGGCGGCTGCGCTCGGCCTGGCTGAACGGGATCAAGGAGCTGAGGGTGACCTACGCGTAA
- a CDS encoding ECF transporter S component yields the protein MRAVRLGPRSVAALALVSAIGVVAFGWPLFAPGDSGITTHAADAPWLFAALLPLLLAVVVATIADTGLDAKAIAMLGVLAAAGAALRPLGAGTAGIEPMFFLMVLSGRVLGPGFGFVLGAVSMFASALLTGGVGPWMPFQMLAMGWVAMGAGVLPGAARLRGRAESLLLAGYGAVASVAYGTAMNLQGWTLMQGMASGISYVPGDPLSDNLARFVAYCLATSLGWDLPRAVVTMVLTLTLGGAILKALRRATRRAAFEAPATFEAADGRRADGRSPSTDADADADADGASYNR from the coding sequence ATCCGGGCCGTACGCCTCGGCCCCCGCTCGGTGGCGGCGCTCGCCCTCGTCTCCGCGATCGGTGTCGTCGCCTTCGGCTGGCCGCTGTTCGCACCGGGCGACTCCGGGATCACCACCCACGCCGCCGACGCGCCCTGGCTGTTCGCCGCACTGCTTCCGCTGCTGCTGGCCGTGGTCGTGGCGACCATCGCGGACACCGGTCTGGACGCCAAGGCCATCGCGATGCTCGGGGTCCTGGCGGCGGCGGGGGCGGCCCTGCGGCCGTTGGGCGCGGGGACGGCCGGGATCGAGCCGATGTTCTTTCTGATGGTGCTGTCGGGGCGGGTGCTGGGCCCCGGTTTCGGCTTCGTCCTCGGCGCCGTGTCGATGTTCGCGTCCGCGCTGCTCACCGGTGGTGTGGGGCCGTGGATGCCGTTTCAGATGCTGGCCATGGGCTGGGTGGCGATGGGCGCGGGAGTGCTGCCCGGCGCCGCCCGGCTACGCGGCCGGGCGGAGTCGCTGCTGCTCGCCGGGTACGGGGCGGTGGCGTCCGTGGCGTACGGGACGGCCATGAACCTGCAGGGCTGGACCCTGATGCAGGGCATGGCCTCGGGGATCTCCTACGTCCCCGGCGATCCGCTCAGCGACAACCTCGCCCGCTTCGTGGCGTACTGCCTGGCCACCTCGCTGGGCTGGGATCTGCCGCGCGCCGTGGTCACGATGGTGCTCACCCTCACCCTCGGCGGCGCCATCCTCAAGGCCCTGCGCCGAGCAACCCGCCGCGCGGCCTTCGAAGCCCCGGCCACCTTCGAGGCTGCGGACGGACGCCGGGCGGACGGCCGGAGTCCGTCCACGGACGCGGACGCGGACGCGGACGCGGACGGAGCTTCCTACAACCGCTGA